The following are from one region of the Sardina pilchardus chromosome 4, fSarPil1.1, whole genome shotgun sequence genome:
- the LOC134078123 gene encoding trans-1,2-dihydrobenzene-1,2-diol dehydrogenase-like produces the protein MATRWGICSAGKISHDFTVALRTLPSAEHQVVAVAARDLMHAQAFATKHGISRAYGSYEELANDSEIDVVYVGTIHPHHLSAGRLFMNAHKNVLIEKPLAMNAGEASELISTAKRNNVFMMEALWTRFFPVSVEIRRRLAQGEVGEVQLVRADLGAPLTHIPRLAERDLGGGAVLDLGVYCLQFVFMVFNGEKPESVHASGFNLDTGVDGTMVIVLKFSGNRMAVCTCSITMMLTNDAVIVGSKGTIKVPDHMWCPTTLEVNGEVSKHPLPEPSMPLNFINSTGLCYEAQEVRQCLLQGLKECPVMSWSDSSLLAEVMDEARREVT, from the exons ATGGCCACCCGTTGGGGCATCTGCAGCGCTGGGAAGATCAGTCATGACTTCACAGTGGCATTAAGGACCTTGCCTTCAGCCGAACACCAG GTGGTTGCTGTAGCTGCTCGAGACCTGATGCACGCTCAGGCATTTGCAACGAAGCATGGCATCTCACGAGCCTACGGAAGTTATGAAGAGCTAGCCAACGATTCAGAGATTG ATGTAGTCTATGTGGGCACTATCCATCCTCACCACTTGAGTGCTGGCAGGCTCTTCATGAACGCCCACAAGAACGTTCTGATTGAGAAGCCTCTGGCTATGAACGCAGGAGAGGCATCAGAGTTGATCTCCACAGCCAAGAGGAACAATGTGTTCATGATGGAA GCCCTGTGGACGCGGTTCTTTCCTGTGTCGGTGGAGATCCGTCGGCGTCTGGCccagggggaggtgggggaggtgcAGCTGGTGCGGGCTGACCTGGGcgctcccctcacacacatcccTCGCCTGGCAGAGAGAGACCTGGGTGGAGGGGCTGTCCTGGATCTGGGGGTCTACTGCCTGCAGTTTGTCTTCATGGTGTTCAATGGGGAGAAGCCAGAGTCTGTGCATGCGAGTGGCTTCAATCTAGATACAG gaGTTGATGGAACCATGGTGATAGTTCTGAAGTTTTCTGGAAACAGGATGGCTGTGTGTACTTGCTCCATTACAATGATGCTGACCAACGATGCTGTAATCGTTGGGTCTAAGGGTACCATCAAA GTGCCAGACCACATGTGGTGCCCAACCACACTGGAGGTAAATGGGGAGGTGAGCAAGCATCCACTCCCTGAGCCCTCAATGCCTCTGAACTTCATCAACAGCACTGGTCTGTGCTATGAGGCCCAGGAAGTGCGCCAGTGTCTGCTTCAAG GCTTAAAGGAGTGCCCTGTGATGTCGTGGTCAGACTCCAGCCTTCTGGCAGAGGTGATGGATGAGGCCAGAAGAGAAGTGACATGA
- the LOC134078125 gene encoding eIF5-mimic protein 2-A-like: MNNQKQQKPTLTGQRFKTRKRDEKERFDPTQFQESIVQGLNQSGTDLEAVAKFLDASGAKLDYRRYAETLFDILVAGGMLAPGGTLSDDMTRTEFCVFTAQEDLETMQAYAQVFNKLIRRYKYLEKGFEEEMKKLLLFLKGFTESERNKLAMLTGILLANGNISALILSSLFNENLVKEGVSAAFAVKLFKAWINERDINVVAGSLRKVGMDNRLMELFPANKRSCEHFSKYFNDAGLTELSDFARNQQSIGARKEMQKELQEQMSRGEPIREIIAYIREEIKKTSITEQSMISIIWTCVMSCVEWNKKEELVTEQAIKHLKQYSPLLKSFTSQGLSELTLLHKIQEYCYDNIHFMKAFQKIVVLLYKADVLSEEAILKWYSEAHVAKGKSVFLEQMKKFVEWLKNAEEETESEEEEAD; this comes from the exons ATGAATAATCAAAAGCAGCAGAAGCCAACGCTTACCGGCCAGCGTTTTAAAACTAGGAAAAGAG ATGAAAAGGAGAGATTTGACCCTACCCAGTTTCAGGAAAGCATTGTACAAGGCCTAAATCAATCTGGCACTGATTTGGAAGCTGTTGCAAAATTCCTTGATGCCTCTGGTGCCAAGCTCGACTACCGTCGTTATGCCGAGACACTCTTTGACATCCTGGTGGCTGGCGGAATGCTGG CCCCAGGAGGAACCTTGTCCGATGACATGACTCGCACGGAATTCTGTGTCTTTACTGCACAAGAAGACCTGGAGACCATGCAAGCCTATGCCCAG GTTTTTAACAAGCTGATCCGGCGTTACAAGTACCTGGAGAAAGGGTTCGAAGAGGAGATGAAGAAG ttgttgctgtttttaaagGGGTTCACAGAGTCTGAGCGCAACAAGCTTGCAATGCTGACTGGCATTCTCTTGGCCAATGGGAACATATCAGCTTTGATTTTAAGCAGCCTCTTCAATGAGAACCTGGTCAAAGAGG GTGTGTCTGCGGCCTTTGCGGTGAAACTGTTTAAAGCATGGATTAATGAGAGGGACATCAACGTTGTGGCTGGCAGTCTGAGGAAGGTTGGCATGGACAATCGGCTGATG GAGTTGTTCCCAGCCAACAAGCGGAGCTGTGAGCACTTTTCAAAGTATTTCAACGATGCCGGGCTGACTGAGCTGTCTGACTTCGCTCGCAACCAGCAGAGCATTGGGGCCCGCAAGGAAATGCAGAAGGAGCTACAGGAGCAGATGTCTCGTGGCGAGCCAATCAGAGAG atCATTGCTTATATTCGGGAGGAGATAAAGAAGACCAGCATAACTGAGCAGAGCATGATCAGCATCATCTGGACCTGTGTGATGAGCTGTGTGGAGTGGAACAAGAAGGAGGAGCTGGTCACTGAACAAGCCATCAAACACTTGAAG CAATACAGTCCACTGCTGAAATCCTTCACCTCCCAAGGCCTATCTGAGCTGACTCTTCTGCATAAGATTCAGGAGTACTGCTATGACaatatccatttcatgaaggcCTTCCAGAAGATTGTGGTGCTGCTTTACAAAG CGGATGTGTTGAGTGAGGAGGCCATTCTGAAATGGTACAGCGAGGCTCATGTTGCCAAAGGGAAGAGCGTTTTCCTCGAGCAGATGAAGAAATTTGTGGAGTGGCTGAAAAATGCAGAGGAAG AAACCGagtctgaggaggaggaagcagactGA